Part of the Brassica oleracea var. oleracea cultivar TO1000 chromosome C8, BOL, whole genome shotgun sequence genome is shown below.
TATATATATATATATATATGTATATATGCATCTACAATATCCAAATGTTGAACAGTGATTGGATGAAAGTTTTGTGTATAATGAGATCAAATAGTGTTTATAAATACTGTTATGTTGCTTCTAAATTAACATAGACAAACTTTGTCTCCAGTAAATTAATTTAGAAGCAACATGATCTCTCTATCATTTCACGCACAGTGACACACATATTCATATAAAATGAAATCAAATAGTGTTTATAACTTACATGTCATGTATGTAACTGTAACTCTAACACTGTCCATTACTCGAATTATTCCTTTTTTTTTTGTGCACCATTACTCGAATTATTCGAAGTGGATATTTTACAGGGACAGCAAGACGGCTAGCTCCTTTGTTGAAAAAAATAAAAAACAACCACAGCTCTACACAGCTATGCCACCAACACCACATAAATATTCTAACATTTCACCCTTCAGATTTCATTTGTATCAGACAACCGAATTTTACAATATTATATAAAATTAGATCCTTTTGTCAAATTTATAAATCTATCATAATACATGTGACTGAATTATAAATGTAATTTATTAGTAGAAATTGAACATATGGAATGGTAAGGACAAAATGAATGAATTAGTGGACACAAAGATTAGAAAATAACCACTGAAGGGAAGGTCATTGGGGTAAATTCTAAGACGTTGCATGGAGTTCACGGGGAAGATAAGAAAACAATACACAAACACAGCAAGAGAAAAAGGTTCACGAGCGGTTCTTCGCTTGAAGACAGCATATAGAACTGATCACCTTTAAGACTCGTAGAGCCAAAAGATAAAACAAAAACTAATTAATCCCAAATCAAAGAACACGTGATGTAAATAATGTGATCCAGTTATATATATAATTGCGGCTTAAACAGATCATTAAAGGGTTTTCCTGTTGAATGGGACTCTCTCCAGTAAAGTATATTAAACATAAAATGATGAATATAGAATCGTATCAAGTCGTGATTAACACACTGGATAATTTAGCTAAGTTTAAGGGTCAAAGTATAATACGGACGAGACAAAGACGATGATTAAGATTTTTGTGTTTTAGATATGGTTATATCTGATATAGTGTAACTGTGCAAGAAAAGATTGCAAATTTCTTATGAGTGAATTTATTTAACAAACGTAGAAGACATAGAACTTATGATAAATATTTGTTGCCGTATGTCTCAGTGAAACGGTACGGTCCACAAAATATAAATCGCTTAACAACAGAAAAAAGGAGATTGGCACGAGATCTTGAAGAGTCGAGCTGTGACGTCAAAGGGCATTTTTGTTAGTATTACATCTCCAATAATTACAAAACTCCCGTGCACCTTACAGATTAGTCCATATTATTATCTATATGACTATATAATAGATAATAGTGCATCGAATCTTGGCTTATTCGATGCATGAGTTGTTATATACGTAAAGGTATCAAAGACAACAAGATCTATAACTATAAGCATCCACGTATATAATATTTCTTGATGATCTCCTTAAAGGTTTAGTGAATATATATATAGAAGGCAATATGTACATTGACATTCTAAATAATTTAATTAGATCTTGCGATATAGTGCACATTATTAGTTGGGAAATGAACGATTATTTTTAACCGTCTCGTACCTAAGAGCACCAGCTAAGATAGGCACCATGCATGCTTGGTCCACCTATAAGTCTTCGATTTTATAAATGCAACGTTAGCTTTAGGCTTAGTTTTAATAAATGTTTTGCCTGACACATTTCTTGATTCTTCAGGATCCTTTCCTTGGTTTGAATAAAAAAGATTAAATAAATAAGGCTTGGTGTGTACTTATTTGTCTCGTGCAACAATGAACAGTGGCGTTTTCGATAACTTTAACGAAAGAAAGGGTCATTTAACTTTAGAGGCATCTGTTTGGACCTATATGTATGTAGTGCGTAAGTAAAACTGAAACTAACTGTAATCTCAGTAAAGAAGCCATGGTCTCTGACTATCTTCGCATACTATAATCCAGCTTTACGAAAACGATTTTAACTTTTATGCTTCATCGTGTACCGTGACAGTAGAATAATATATCATTTGCTTTCTTTTTAAACTTAACACTAACATTTCTGCGACCAGAACTGTTGATTATCGCTCGTATACAGTATTATTTATTAGGAATCATGTCTATTTGAGGCAAAGCAATACAATGAGGCGTCTAGTTTCCCCAGTATTTATAGAAAAATAAACCATAACCACGTTTAAAGATTACGATCTCCCGCAAATTTTTAAAGTTTAGGTTTAAGAAAATACCTAGCTATTGTAGTTTATTTTTATTAATAATAAAACATTGAAATGTATCCGAATTAACTACGAAGATCAATGTTTCATGTGATGATATTCTTGTCACGATAATCTCATATTTTTTGTTTATTCTAGGCCAACAGCTTTTTGGCTGTCAAGAAGGGGACTGTCAAATCACATATCTCATAAAATGTGTATTCATCACATGATACTTTACTATTTGCAGAATAGTAAAACCAACATATAATTATTATTTGTAATAATTATATAAATTTTGAAAAACAACAAAATATTCATTTTTTCTTTTACCATTAAGACAAACCAACTTACTTTTTTCCAGCTTAGAACAGTTGAGTTGAGCATTTTTATGTATTTATATCTTAATTTTAGTTTTATTTGATAGAGAGTTGTGTAATACTATGAGCTCCCAAAGCTTTTTCTGAATCCCAAAGATGGTTTATGCCGTACACCACGGCCAAAATTGTTTATATATTATTTTTGTACTCATTTAACTTTTCTACAATTGTTTTCAAGTACAGCACTGCCAAAATTGTCTCAAGTAATAGCCTGTGGTGTAAAGCTATTAATTTGATATACTAAATATAACAGTTTTATCATTCTCAAGCAATGCCGACATCTCATGATGAGAAAACAAGAAAAACAATGCCGACATCAATTCGTTTCTAACTTTTCATCATAGTCAGTGTATATACAAATATGAGAAAAATAGAAGAAAATAAAATAATGAGGACCTAAAGAAACAAGCTTCGGTTACTTTCTGTTTTCTGTTTTTGCTTTTTCCTTTAGCAGGAAGTCGTTTTTCTTGAGTAATAAGGGCATCATTATTGGTGTCTCTTACGTTGAGGCGCTTAAGCGTAAGGTCCCTTAACTTTTAACTAAAAACGTTAAGGAACTTCTCTCAAATCCCTTTTAACTAAAAACGCTAAGGAACTTCTGTTTCTGCTTTTTCCTTTAGCAGCAAGTCGTTTTTCTTGAGTAATAAATGAACATTTTATTCGATGAAAAATATTTGAAAGATAAGGAAACAATTTAATAAGTAAATAATAATTGAGGAGCTGTGAATCCAAAAGCAATGCCCGTGAAGTGGTGCATGTGAGTACTAAAAGAGATGTTATAATCAGTGCCCCATTGACAACATATAGACCACTCACGAGTCTCGTTCGTGTTTATATTCTTATATATAATATATTTTATAAATTAAATTCTTCATATAATTATACTGAGACAAACTATCTCTCAACAAACTTATATTTCTGCCTCTTTCGTAATTTATTAAATATATTTTGAGGTTTTGATTGTCCACTTGGAATCGTAGCTAATATGTGATGTTTCGACCAGATGACAGGTATTTACGAAATAAATAATGAAATATCTAGATTATTACTGCGTTTAGTTTTGTTAATTTATAGAACAAAGTTAGGTCATGTTTTGTCCAACAAAAAATCTAGATTTTTGATACAAATCACTTTCCTAAGTCTTCTTTATAAATATCATCATTTTCCTGCATGGCCTCTCGAATCTACACACTAAATGTGAAAAATCATACGACACTAATCATGCCAAAACGACAGATCCAACACATGTTTGAGTCTTTTAGAAGCCCATGCTTACGTTACATACACAATCGATGTAGTTGTATGTATCATGAAAAAGGATGACCCCTAAAATCGAATATACACACCTCATGTTAAATATCACCACTTCGTGGTGCGCATACACGTGTTTGCATATAAGGTGTGATTATGTTGAAGTCTTGGCCATACATGTTCACAACCAAGTTAAATGAGCTTTTAGCCATCCAAAACTCTCCACGTTGCAACACATTGCCCATGACTATTTACACCACAATTCAGGTTTTGGCCGTTTGTGTAAGACAAACTTTTACCCACGGTGAAAAAAGATCGATTTTTCAATTTATACTTTGGCATATTTTCTACTCATAAGTCATAACTTCTTTTTTTTTTTGGACTGATACTCATAACTTTTTTGTTAAACTTACAACTCATAACTTCCAAATACTAATTCACGAGTAATTACTTAACATCACTGTCAATATCATCATTTGTTTTACAAAACTCCAAGTAAAATCGAATAGTATGGTCCTATTATATCATATATATAGGTAACGTACGTATAATTATAAGCAGGAACTTTTTCGTTTATTTATTACATTAGTTTCTTAATGATATTACATTAGTTAATATAAGTAAGTTTGTCAGTCACAACATGGAAATACTGGATATTATTGATTCAATTTCGTTTAAGAATTTTAAAATAAATTTCCGTTTTGAAAACCCGTGAGCCTCTCAACATTCTTGGACTGCTTCCTTATTTATATCCCCTCAGAAACCTTCTCTTTCTTCAACTTAAGCCACCAAAAAACAAAGTCTCTTTAGTCTCAACCATCATAACACTCTCCTTTATACAGAGAAAAAAACATGATAATGAGAAAAAATCTAAGAATGGGAAGCATCACAATTATAATGCTAATGGCGGTTTTGGTCTGGTCTATAACTCTAGAGACCTGCATTGCTAGAAGAGGAAGACATTGGAGACAAAACCACCGAAGCTCCTCTGACTTGTCTGATTCCTTGCTAAGCAAGAAACCAAAAAGCCACAGTTACCACCACAGCTCTCACAACAACAACCATAATCATCACCACAAGTCTAAACCTAAACCAAAGCCAAAGCTGAAAACGCCGCCAAAAAGTGACCACAATAAATCTCCGGTGGTTTCACCGCCACCAAAAGTCCAACCACCGTCTCTTCCGCCGCCAAAGGGATCCAAAGTTTTCAATGTGATGGATTTTGGCGCAAAGGGTGATGGCAAATGTGATGACACTAAGGTAAACATTAAAGTTACCTCATTAATTTCGTTATCCGTATAGTTTTCTATCCTAGGGGTTGTTTTTATTTATTTATTTAGGTAATTTTATATATAGTTTTCATGAAATTTTTTGAACATAAATAAATAAATTACAATTGAGACACTGAGACAGAACAACAAGAAAAAAGACAGAGCTAAGAAACAGGTTTCTCTGTCTCTGAAGTCACTTTAAACTTTTTAATTCTATGTTAACTTGCGCCAAAAGAAAAAGACAAAGGAATATAAAGTACGTGACAACAGAAATAACAGATTACAAATGGGACCACACATCACAATTGGCTTAGTAACCATTATTATAACGGTGATTAGAGTAAATAACAGAGTTTTATAAACGTTTTACAGGCGTTTGAAGCGGCTTGGGCAGCAGCTTGCAAAGTGGAGGCATCCATGATGATCATACCGCCTGAATACACTTTCCTTGTCGGTCCAATCTCATTCTCTGGTCCTTATTGTCAAGCTAACATTGTGTTTCAGGTGAGAACTGATCTTTTGAATAAAAAAATTGCATGTCTTTAGTGAAAAAACTCTAAAGTTAATGTCCTGTTGCAGATTGATGGTACTATTATAGCTCCAACGGATTCAAAATCATGGGGAAAAGGGTTAATGTGGTGGATTGATTTCACAAAGCTGAAAGGAATCAAAGTACAAGGGAAAGGTGTTATTGATGGAAGAGGCTCAGGTTGGTGGCAACAAGATTACCCTTTCATTGATGGTGAAACCAAGCTCATTGTTCCCTTGAACAATTCTGTTCCAATGCCGGTATGTTCATCGACTTCTTTCTTGTTCAGCACATTTGCAGAGTGTTCATCAAAGATCAAACCCTTTTTTGTTTCACATTTGACAGATAAGAAGTGAGTTTGATTGGAAAATGCCAAGCATCAAACCAACGGTGAGAAAAGAGTTTTGGGATTGTGAAGTTGTAATCTCATTGGTGTTTGTTTACTGATATGTGTTTCTTGTTTCTCAAGGCACTAAGATTCTACGGGAGTGTTGGCGTGGAAGTGTCTGGTATAACGATCCAAAACAGTCCTCAATGTCACCTCAAGTTCGATAACTGCGTAGACGTTTTGGTACATGACATGGCCGTCTCTTCACCTGGTGACAGTCCAAACACCGATGGAATTCACCTCCAGAACACCAGAGATGTCCTCATTCACAGCTCAACTCTCGCTTGCGGTATGAATCTTGAGTTCTTGAATTCTTGAATTCTTGAATCTTGAATCTTGAATCTTGAATCTTGAATTCTTGAATTCTTGAATCTTGAATCTTGAATCTTGAATTCTTGAATTCTTGAATTCTTGAATTCTTGAATTCTTGAATTCTTTAATCTTGAATAATCTGAATGTTAGACTAATGGTGTCTACTCTCTACGTGTGTGTGTGTGCAGGAGATGACTGTATCTCGATCCAAACTGGTTGCTCAAATGTATATATACACAACGTAAACTGTGGACCAGGTCACGGCATCAGCATAGGTAGTCTCGGCAAAGACAGCACAAAAGCCTGCGTCTCAAACATAACAGTACGAGATGTGGCGATGCACAACACGATGACAGGGGTCAGGATCAAGACATGGCAAGGAGGAGTAGGATCAGTGAAAGGGATACTCTTCTCAAACATTCAACTCAACGAAGTCCAGCTTCCAATTGTGATAGACCAATTCTACTGTGACCATACCACATGTAAGAACCAGACATCAGCAGTTGCGGTTGAAGGAGTGACTTACGAGAGGATAAAAGGGACTTATACAGTGAAACCGGTTCATTTCGCATGCAGTGATGACTTCCCTTGTGTAGATGTGCAGCTATCTGGAATTGAGCTTAAACCGGTTCAAGAACGGTATCATATGTATGATCCTTTTTGTTGGCAGACGTTTGGTGAGCTCAATAGTCCTACACTTCCTCCTATTGATTGTTTACAGATTGGGAAGCCTGCTAGAAACAGAGTTCAGTCTGATCATGATGTATGTTGATGGGTCTTGTAAGTTAAGAGTATGAACAATGTAGATTAATGTATATCTTTCTTTTAGCCTAAAAGCCTACTTACTACTACTATTAGTCTATTACCACTGCTTCATACATATTACTTGTCTTCCTACTTAAATGCCTCACTTTGTTCAACAGAACCATGTGATGATAGATCCATTTTGAGATCCGAAAGCTGCAGCATTGTTCTGATTTGGGTCAGAGGTTGAATAAGAAAATAATGTAGATAAACTTATGTAACAAAATGGATTTAAAAAGCCAAAATCCATCACAAGGAGATGTTGATGTTTTGCACATTTTAATATAGTGTCAACATATAAACTTGTCACCAAAAAGGTTGTGAGAATCAGATCTAAGCTGTAACTTGTAGCTCAAGCAAACAAAACATTTGTTTGGTTGGTTATGTAGAGTGTTTTACAGACACTGCAACTGAAGTTATAATCATCTTGAACAGCAAATCTCTCAGATCTTCACGTGTAATTCCGTATTTATTCGCCTAAAAGATGCAAATATTTATCAGATTTCAAGAATCTGTGAGTTGAGTAGGGTAAATGAGATGTAATAAAGTTACCTTAACATTGAGAATGGTCATGACTGTGAGATCGAGTCTGGTGACATTGACATTGATGATCTCAAGTCCACAAGAATCTACAGCTTCTATCAACCTCTTGAATCCATCTTGTTTATGCTCCTGCGCAACACGAATCAAGAAATCTCCCTCACCAGTCTCGTGGACTTCAAGATTCACCTGAAAGAGACCAGAAACCAAATTAAGGAGTTTGATATATTGATATGATCTTAAGTCTCTATAGTAGATACCTCGTTGTTCACATTCTTGTTGAGTTTAGAGGAAACTTTCTCAGCTTCTGGATTAGCTATCACAGCTTCTTCCTCCGCTCTGCATTCCACCTCGTTGATTCCACTCAGCTCATCTTCAAGTTTCTGCTTCTCCACTAGCAGTTCACTGATGTAGTCAACCGCATCACTAAGAGTTCCATTTTTATTCATCTGCATAGCATAATCAAAATGAACAATCCAATCAACAAGGGAGGTGATGACAAGAAGAGTGATCCAGAAACCGAACCTTTGTAATAACAGGGACTAGGGCTCTTAGAGCATAGATTCTCTGATTAATCCTCTCTCTTCTTTTTCTCTCTGAATGAAGATTCTTTGATTTGAAGTTTTCCTTTGTCAGGTCTTGCATCACCACACCCTCTTCCTTGTTGTTCATCAAACACGGCGCTTGTTCTCCACATGGGAGTGTTTGTTCAGTGAATGGCTCAAAGAAGGCGTTACAACGCGATATGATTAGATCAACCATGCTTTCATCAACCGGTTTCCGAAATAAACAAAAATAGAAAGAACGCATTTTATGAAGTTACCATCAAATAATGCTAATATATAATTTGCTTACCATTGTGAAGGAGAAAAGCTCAACTAGACCATCACGCACAGGGACAAGAACCCTTGTTCTGAATATATCCTGCAAACAAACAAGATATAGAGATCAGATTGTTGTTATGATCAAACCTGATATTTTCTTGTTACCTGTTTAGATCCTGGGCCTGAATTAACCAGCCATTTGGGAGAGTTTGACATGACTACTTCTCCATGAATCCTGTAAATTTTTGAAGAAGCTTTGTATCATTTTAAGAAACAAAACTTAAAATGTCCAGGTTTGTGTGGATGGAACATAACAATACCCGGGATAGAGAGGTATGAAGAGAGGAAAACGACAAAGAGCTTCACAAGCTAGGCTTCTTATATGATGCTTGTTGTGTTCATCTCTGCAAATAGACCCCATCTTTTGTCTCTCTTCTTCTTCTTCTTCCACATTTTCATGCTTAATGTTCTTATCAATATAACTACCACTGCAGCAGCATCCCACCCACTCAATAAACCTGCGGATCAAACAGAGTCAAGACCAATCAAGGCGGATTTAGAAACCGGAAAAAGGGCAAAACCAAGAACAGACAAAAACCATGTGTAGTATGGTAAACCAGGAGATAGATAGATGTTAAGACAAAAAAAAAAAAACTCAGAAACCAATAAAACTTAACACAAATCAGCATGGAATGTCAAAGACAATGAGGCAAAAGACTCAAACCAGATAAACTTGAATATAGAACAGAGCCGGAACCTATCTGAAAACTGTAATAGACCATAACGATTCAGGAAAGCTAGAGGTAATAAAACCTCTAATACCCCTATCTGAGACAAAAGAGTATATAGCTGAAGCTTGAAAAAAAAAAAAGAATGAGAGTGTGTGTGTACCTAGAAGGATCATCACCGAGTTTCCAGATAACACAAAAGTCCCAGTCTCTGGAATCAACCAAGGGTCTAAGAAACTCCTTCACTCTCTCAACACCTCTCATCATTTCTCTCTCTTTCTCTAACTCACTCTTGTGCTAAAACAAGGAAAGCCAAACAAGAAGCCTGAACTTTAGTGAACTCTTTTGTTCTTTACTAATAAACTGGTGTAAGGAGAGAGACAGAGAGAGATGTTTTGGCATATATACAGAGCAGTTACACTGTCAAATCAAAATCATAACGCGAATATACGATCGTACAGGACAATATGTTAACCAAGTTCGCTTTTTGAATTAAAACCCAGAGAGAGAAAGAGAAGAATAAGAGTTGAATCGTCTACGAGTCTGTACCTAACTGACATCGGTAGAAAGAGACAGAAAGAGGGTTTTAACTCTGACTGTACGGAGGAGAAACTTATCTTGTCCTCGGAAACGGACATAAAGGACTACTGTATAGTTTTGATAGCTACACTTAACAATAAGAAATGATCAACCCTTTTTCTTTAAAATCATCATCTGTACCTATTCACTTTAACAAGAGACAGAGCTTGAGAGCTTTAATACTTTCAGAAAAAAAAAAAAAGATTGGATCTTTGATTCTGTTTGGATCAATCAAAAAAAATAAGAAACGTAAAAATCAAGAATGAAACCAGATTTAGACAAATATTGTGAAACGTGAAGGAATATACATCATTTTTTTTTTCAAAAATGTTACTGAAGGTTTTTGAATGTTCCAATCGTTTTCAGAAAATCAACTCTGTTCTCGAGTCAGTCATCATCAGTGGAAAGATTGGCAAGCAACATAATGCGATATACAGTAATACTATTTAGGGGTTTTTGCCAAAACTAATCCACAACTTGATTTTAACCCCAAACTTATACCCAAACTTGAATCAAACGCAAAACTAACCTAAAAGCCTAGTGAAATTACAGCTCAGCCCCTTGTGACCAAACAAA
Proteins encoded:
- the LOC106308118 gene encoding polygalacturonase At1g48100-like, whose translation is MIMRKNLRMGSITIIMLMAVLVWSITLETCIARRGRHWRQNHRSSSDLSDSLLSKKPKSHSYHHSSHNNNHNHHHKSKPKPKPKLKTPPKSDHNKSPVVSPPPKVQPPSLPPPKGSKVFNVMDFGAKGDGKCDDTKAFEAAWAAACKVEASMMIIPPEYTFLVGPISFSGPYCQANIVFQIDGTIIAPTDSKSWGKGLMWWIDFTKLKGIKVQGKGVIDGRGSGWWQQDYPFIDGETKLIVPLNNSVPMPIRSEFDWKMPSIKPTALRFYGSVGVEVSGITIQNSPQCHLKFDNCVDVLVHDMAVSSPGDSPNTDGIHLQNTRDVLIHSSTLACGDDCISIQTGCSNVYIHNVNCGPGHGISIGSLGKDSTKACVSNITVRDVAMHNTMTGVRIKTWQGGVGSVKGILFSNIQLNEVQLPIVIDQFYCDHTTCKNQTSAVAVEGVTYERIKGTYTVKPVHFACSDDFPCVDVQLSGIELKPVQERYHMYDPFCWQTFGELNSPTLPPIDCLQIGKPARNRVQSDHDVC
- the LOC106311123 gene encoding transcription factor bHLH90-like, whose amino-acid sequence is MMRGVERVKEFLRPLVDSRDWDFCVIWKLGDDPSRFIEWVGCCCSGSYIDKNIKHENVEEEEEERQKMGSICRDEHNKHHIRSLACEALCRFPLFIPLYPGIHGEVVMSNSPKWLVNSGPGSKQDIFRTRVLVPVRDGLVELFSFTMKPVDESMVDLIISRCNAFFEPFTEQTLPCGEQAPCLMNNKEEGVVMQDLTKENFKSKNLHSERKRRERINQRIYALRALVPVITKMNKNGTLSDAVDYISELLVEKQKLEDELSGINEVECRAEEEAVIANPEAEKVSSKLNKNVNNEVNLEVHETGEGDFLIRVAQEHKQDGFKRLIEAVDSCGLEIINVNVTRLDLTVMTILNVKANKYGITREDLRDLLFKMIITSVAVSVKHST